In Oryza sativa Japonica Group chromosome 11, ASM3414082v1, the following are encoded in one genomic region:
- the LOC4350236 gene encoding laccase-18 precursor: MEKLSTAASLFCVVVAATALAMAVVGGEAAVVEQTFMVHEMNVTHLCNTTKIYVVNGRFPGPTVDVTEGDTVVVHVINRLPHGLTIHWHGVRQMRSCWADGAGYVTECPIHPGGEKTYRFNVTGQVGTLWWHAHVTCLRATINGAFIIRPRNGKYPFLTPAKDVPIIIGEWWELDLIELDRRMLDGNFDDNPLSATINGKLGDLSNCSSTVEESFVLDVKRGESYLLRVINTALFSEYYFKVAGHTFTVVGADGNYLTPYKTDMVTVAPGEAIDVLMFTDAPPAYYHMVALANQPPPPDLQIPQLTSRGLIRYAGAAMDSNNLPMPMPVMPDQHNTMPSYYFRRNLTGLALPEQQQRHRVPAHVDERLLITLGLGSICRGGNTTTCKRGRSPETVVVATMNNVSFHHTNATALLEHYYDGRPEGVYTEDFPVRPPRPFNYTDRELIPAGPLEAALEPTAKAMRLRRFRYNASVEIVFQSTTLLQSDSNPMHLHGYDVFVLAQGLGNFDPKRDVEKFNYHNPQLRNTVQVPRGGWAAVRFLADNPGMWYLHCHFEFHIIMGMATAFIVEDGPTPETSLPPPPPEFKRCGTNGLSQP; encoded by the exons ATGGAGAAGCTCTCCACGGCGGCATCTCTCTTCtgcgtggtcgtcgccgccacggCTCTGGCCatggcggtggtcggcggcgaggcggctgtGGTGGAGCAGACTTTCATGGTACATGAGATGAACGTGACACACCTGTGCAACACGACCAAGATCTACGTGGTGAACGGGCGGTTTCCAGGGCCAACGGTTGATGTGACGGAGGGCGATACCGTGGTCGTCCACGTCATCAACAGGCTGCCACATGGGCTTACTATCCACTGGCACGGTGTCCGCCAGATGCGGAGCTGCTGGGCTGATGGGGCTGGCTACGTCACCGAGTGTCCTATCCATCCTGGTGGCGAGAAAACCTACCGCTTCAATGTTACTGGCCAGGTCGGCACGCTGTGGTGGCATGCCCACGTCACCTGCCTCCGTGCTACCATCAATGGTGCCTTCATCATCCGTCCCCGCAACGGAAAGTACCCTTTTCTGACACCTGCCAAGGACGTGCCGATCATCATAG GTGAATGGTGGGAGCTTGATCTCATAGAGCTGGACAGGAGGATGCTAGATGGCAACTTCGACGACAACCCATTGTCGGCGACCATCAATGGTAAGCTCGGTGACCTTAGCAATTGCTCGAGCACGGTAGAGGAGAGCTTTGTGCTCGATGTGAAGCGCGGGGAGAGCTACCTCCTCCGGGTCATCAACACCGCGCTCTTCTCTGAATACTACTTCAAGGTCGCCGGCCACACGTTCACCGTGGTTGGCGCCGATGGCAACTACCTGACCCCGTACAAGACGGACATGGTCACCGTCGCACCGGGCGAGGCCATCGACGTGCTCATGTTCACCGACGCGCCGCCAGCGTACTACCACATGGTCGCATTGGCcaaccagccgccgccgccggacctccAGATCCCGCAGCTCACCTCCCGTGGCCTCATCCGCTATGCTGGTGCCGCCATGGACAGCAACAACCTCCCCATGCCAATGCCTGTCATGCCTGACCAACACAACACCATGCCGTCCTACTACTTCCGCCGCAACCTCACCGGTCTCGCACtgccggagcagcagcagcgccaccGCGTGCCTGCCCACGTCGACGAGCGTCTCCTCATCACGCTCGGCCTTGGCTCCATTTGCCGTGGCGGCAACACAACAACGTGCAAGCGCGGGCGCAGCCCggagacggtggtggtggccaccATGAACAACGTCTCGTTCCACCACACCAACGCCACCGCCCTGCTGGAGCACTACTACGATGGCAGGCCGGAGGGCGTGTATACGGAGGACTTCCCtgtccggccgccgcggccattCAACTACACCGACCGGGAGCTTATCCCGGCAGGCCCGCTCGAGGCGGCGCTGGAGCCGACAGCGAAGGCGATGAGGCTTCGGCGGTTCAGGTACAACGCGTCGGTGGAGATCGTGTTCCAGAGCACCACGCTGCTGCAGAGCGACTCCAACCCGATGCACCTCCATGGCTATGACGTGTTCGTGCTCGCGCAAGGGCTCGGCAACTTCGATCCCAAGAGGGATGTCGAGAAGTTCAACTACCACAATCCCCAGTTGAGGAACACCGTGCAGGTTCCACGTGGTGGGTGGGCTGCCGTCCGCTTCCTCGCAGACAATCCAG GGATGTGGTACCTGCACTGTCACTTCGAGTTCCACATAATTATGGGCATGGCGACGGCATTCATCGTGGAGGACGGACCGACGCCTGAGACCAGCctgcctccgccaccaccagaATTCAAGAGATGTGGCACCAATGGCCTTAGTCAACCTTGA